Proteins encoded together in one Microcebus murinus isolate Inina chromosome 18, M.murinus_Inina_mat1.0, whole genome shotgun sequence window:
- the CNTD1 gene encoding cyclin N-terminal domain-containing protein 1 isoform X5: MKAQGLRRGLEFVFLLSEQWCLEKSVSYLAVEILERFMVKQVENICRQATVQRRDNEKTESHNWRALKEKIFNKFILRLVSCVQLASKLSFHYKIISNITVLNFLQALGYLYTKEELLESELDVLKSLNFQINLPTPLAYVEMLLEVLGYNGCLVPVTQLHATCLTLLDLVYLLHEPIYDSLLRTSIENSTPSQLQGEKFISVKEDFMLLAVGIIAASAFIQNHECWSQVMGHLQSITGIALASIAEFSYAILTHSVGANTPRRQQPVPPHLAARARRAAASSNT; encoded by the exons agtttgtttttctcctgtctGAACAATGGTGTCTGGAGAAATCTGTGAGCTACCTGGCTGTAGAAATCCTAGAAAG GTTTATGGTTAAACAGGTAGAGAACATCTGCAGGCAAGCCACAGTTCAGCGGAGAGATAACGAGAAGACAGAGTCTCATAACTGGAGGGCTCTGAAAGAGAAGATTTTCAACAAGTTTATTCTCCGTCTTGTGTCGTGTGTTCAGCTGGCCAGTAAACTTTCCTTCCACTACAAA ATAATCAGCAACATTACAGTCTTGAATTTCCTCCAGGCTCTAGGGTATCTGTACACTAAAGAAGAACTGCTGGAGTCAGAGCTTGATGTTTTGAAGTCTCTAAACTTCCAAATCAATCTGCCCACTCCCCTGGCATATGTGGAGATGCTCCTAGAGGTTTTAG GATACAATGGCTGTTTGGTTCCAGTTACACAGCTgcatgcaacctgcctgacctTGCTTGACCTGGTCTATCTTCTGCATGAACCCATATACGACAGCCTGCTGAGGACTTCAATTGAGAACTCTACACCGAGTCAGCTGCAAGG GGAAAAGTTCATTTCAGTAAAGGAAGACTTCATGCTGTTGGCAGTAGGAATCATTGCAGCAAGTGCTTTCATCCAAAACCATGAGTGTTGGAGCCAG GTCATGGGACATTTACAGAGCATCACTGGCATTGCCTTGGCGAGCATTGCTGAGTTCTCTTACGCAATCCTGACTCACAGCGTGGGAGCCAACACTCCGAGGCGACAGCAGCCTGTTCCTCCCCACCTGGCAGCCAGAGCTCGGAGGGCTGCTGCTTCCTCTAACACATGA
- the BECN1 gene encoding beclin-1, with amino-acid sequence MEGSKSSNSTMQVSFVCQRCSQPLKLDTSFKILDRVTIQELTAPLLTTAQAKPGETQEEEANSGEEPFIETRQDGVSRRFIPPARMMSTESANSFTLIGEASDGGTMENLSRRLKVTGDLFDIMSGQTDVDHPLCEECTDTLLDQLDTQLNVTENECQNYKRCLEILEQMNEDDSEQLQMELTELALEEERLIQELEDVEKNRKMVAENLEKVQAEAERLDQEEAQYQREYSEFKRQQLELDDELKSVENQMRYAQMQLDKLKKTNVFNATFHIWHSGQFGTINNFRLGRLPSVPVEWNEINAAWGQTVLLLHALANKMGLKFQRYRLVPYGNHSYLESLTDKSKELPLYCSGGLRFFWDNKFDHAMVAFLDCVQQFKEEVEKGETRFCLPYRMDVEKGKIEDTGGSGGSYSIKTQFNSEEQWTKALKFMLTNLKWGLAWVSSQFYNK; translated from the exons CTCCGTTACTTACCACAGCCCAGGCGAAACCAGGAGAGACCCAGGAGGAAGAGGCTAACTCAGGAGAG GAGCCATTTATTGAAACTCGCCAGGATGGTGTCTCTCGAAGATTCATCCCTCCAGCCAG GATGATGTCTACAGAAAGTGCCAACAGCTTCACTTTGATCGGGGAGGCATCTGATGGCGGCACCATGGAGAACCTCAGCCGAAGACTGAAG GTTACTGGGGACCTTTTTGACATCATGTCGGGCCAGACAGATGTGGATCATCCACTGTGTGAGGAATGCACAGATACTCTTTTAGACCAGCTGGACACTCAGCTCAACGTCACTGAAAATGAGTGTCAGAACTACAA ACGCTGTTTGGAGATCTTAGAGCAAATGAATGAGGATGATAGTGAGCAGCTACAGATGGAGCTCACAGAGCTGGCTTTAGAGGAGGAGAGGCTGATCCAGGAGCTGGAAGATGTGGAAAAGAACCGCAAGATGGTGGCAGAGAATCTTGAGAAGGTCCAGGCTGAGGCTGAGAGACTGGATCAGGAGGAAGCTCA GTACCAGAGGGAATACAGTGAATTCAAACGACAACAGCTGGAGCTGGATGATGAGCTGAAGAGTGTAGAAAACCAAATGCGTTATGCCCAGATGCAGCTGGACAAGCTGAAGAAAACCAACGTCTTTAATGCGACCTTCCACATCTG GCACAGTGGACAATTTGGCACCATCAATAACTTCAGACTGGGTCGCCTGCCCAGTGTTCCTGTGGAATGGAATGAGATTAATGCTGCTTGGGGCCAGACCGTGTTGCTGCTCCATGCCCTGGCCAATAAGATGGGTCTGAAATTTCAGAG GTATCGACTTGTTCCTTACGGAAACCATTCATACCTGGAGTCTCTGACAGACAAATCTAAG GAGCTGCCATTATACTGTTCTGGTGGATTGCGGTTTTTCTGGGACAACAAGTTTGACCATGCAATGGTAGCTTTCCTGGACTGTGTGCAGCAGTTCAAAGAAGAGGTTGAGAAAGGCGAGACACGTTTTTGTCTTCCTTACAG gatggatgtggagaaaggcaAAATAGAAGATACAGGAGGCAGCGGCGGCTCCTATTCTATCAAAACCCAGTTTAACTCTGAGGAACAGTGGACAAAAGCTCTCAAGTTCATGTTGACAAATCTTAAATGGGGTCTTGCTTGGGTATCTTCACAATTTTATAacaaatga